CTTAGCCTCTTTTGGTTAACTCGAAAAAAATGAGATAAGTCTATGAGAAATCTCATTCAATTATtagattcaaaaaataaaatcttaattgcCGAATGAAACTTCTTCAtttcaaatgaaataaaaagtaaCCTTTGTTACAGAAATTATGTAGTGCACTGTGTACCCATTGCATGCAAGGGGTGTGTCTACCATGGACCCCATGATGTAAGAATTCTGTTACATGAGGTACCACCTTTGTATTGTGGGGCTTGTAAACGCGCCAAACAATTCTCACGCTTCACTTAATTTATCAAAGGTGCCCAATCCATGGGCCATGAGAAGGTGCCATTGTCTCTTTCAGACCcacccccccctttttttttttttccatctctcATAATCAGTCACATCAGTTAGTTGTGAAAATGAGTTCGGAATTAGTTGTAattctataatttttcttaatagattatcaaagcCCCTAAAAATTAGATGAGTCAGTCAAGCAGGATTAGAAATGCCAAAGACTGTTCCACGACCTATAAATGTACCATCTGACAACAGCTCATGACCATTTTGAACACAGAAAGCTGAGAATCTTACCTTTTGTATCAAAAGAGATGCAacatattgtgaaattatttttagattgATCTTTGTTTCAcctttttactttattttttgagtagATATGAATTATAATCATTAATTCATAATGTTTGATAATATTTTAACAACTAAAAGATGATGTCTTAAACTAATagcaaaccaaaaaccaaaaataatttatacttAAAAGCATAAGAATTTGTAAATAATGCAGAATTGTTCAAGTCTTCAATATATTTCACAAAATTTGGCTCTGTACCTAAAGCTTTTTCTGTGTTAAAATTATCTTTCGCTCCAACAAGTGCGGAATTTACAATTCACTTTCCTTGAAGTAAACATGCATGCAATCAAAGAGAAAGGTATTTAGCCTTCATCAACAGTCCTCTTTAAGGCTAGAGCTGCTTGTCAAGTCCCTTTCTCCTCTCTCAACCATTCTTAAGAAAGAAGGATGCTCCTAATACTAACCATTACTAACAATGTTGTGCTAGTTGTTAAAGACACACATGAACCACCATGTTTTAATTCCAGTATTCATCTGAATACATGTCTATATCTATACACAAACAAACCAGTAGAGCTTTTATCATGAAGACGTCTATCATGTATCATGTAATTATTGATCTTTCTCAGGTAAAACTAGCTGTAAATTTCATTTCACACTTCCTTACATTACATTTCATGTAGACATATTCCAATACAAAATTGTTGACGTCTATCcagaattttgttttcaatagtTCTTTCATCCAGAAGAGTCggacatgttttttttttttttttttttctttttttaattaacacaATCGTATACAAAGACACATTGAAAGTAGGCATAAAAAAAATCTGACAGAGGAGTTGTTAAGGTACATGACTACTTTCTAGGTAACCAATGTTTTGTAGTATTTGTGGCATATACCAGACAAGCTCCAGGTTCCTATCACTTGGTAGATCAATGCGATGGACAGGAACTTCTAAAACAAAATCAGCTTTGTAAACAGTCAAATCCGTGATTAAGTTCTAGCAAACAGAAATTGCCAAACTTTGTCAATAATGCATGGGTTTTACACCTTTCAGCATGATTCCAACGAGgcaataaaaggaaagaaaagtagTGTTGCATTTTGGCATCATTGACTTGAAAAGTTAGTGCTGTCCTATGCTAAAGAGTGTATGGCCATTGACACTATGCAGAGCCCTTCTAAGATCATTTAAGGCAGTGAAATGACTTTAATATTAAACCTAAAGTTCATCGGGAATTCAACTCATATGCAAATTTCTACATcatgaaaatacaaaaatataccCTACAAAAATCACTCAGTAAGATATTGTTGATTTGGTATTCCATTTGTTAACACTTAATGATCTATTGTTATGAAGCTCAATGGTAACATCAGTTGAAATACAAAAGGGAGGCAAATGCTAATAAGAATATGCTTATAATTCATTTCAGTTTGATATTTGTATAAAAAAGTTCAATCATATTATATCTTATTAAACTCAACCAGAGTTGTAAGGCAAACTAAGTCAGTGACAATAGTGTCCAAACCAGCAGTATTTTCCTCCTTCCCCACACCCCTCTTCCTGCACATCAGCTCTGCTGTGAATCCACCATAAGAGATTAGAAAGTGAGTTCCCATCATCAAAACCATTCAAGTTCTTGATCTTCCCCAAAGCCCCTTCTTTGTCATAAATCCCTTCCAAAGTATATACAAATCCCTTCCACCCTTCTCCAACTCCCTCTCTCCCTAAAGCAGGTAAGGTCCACTTCACAAGCTCCCTCACAAATCCAACATCAGAGAACAAGATCTCAGTGATTGGCAATATGGGTAGCACCTGAATTCCAAGCCTACATTCTCTCCACTCAGGTGGTGCAAACCATAGTCCACTGTCCCTCTTGTTAGCCCACAATACACCCACCACCCTGTTCTCTCTAGTGAAATCCTCCCCATACATATTGTCTCCCTCTCTCACATGCCACCATGTTTGAGCAGAGTGAATTTCCAATGCTGTAAGCATTGATCCAGTGGCAACAAGATGTGTGTCTCCATAGGCCAACCCCATCAAAGCTGCTGAGTAATAAGCATTCACCGCCTCACTAGTGCTCTCTTGATTCCGCCCATCAGCAAACTCAGTTAGCCCTCCAGCCCAAGAGTGCAATTTGTAAAGGTCAAAGCACCTTAAACGCGTGTAACTAGAATTTGACCGCCTGCCCAAGTTCATAAAATCAGCCATAAGCGTATATGCTTGAGGCTTATACTTCCTCCCCCACACTGTGTCAATCTTTGCAAGCACTGCAATTGCATAAAGAAAGTACCCCAAATGATAATGGTGATCATTATAAacaccaaacccaaaatcagCCCCAGAATCCAAAGCACCTTGCTTAGTCACAATGCCACCCCATTTAGCATCATACAGAAAACCATTCCCACTAAAAGTCCCATCCAACCAAGGCTCAATTGTATCCTTCAGGAACTTCCTTATCTTCGGAATCACGTCAACAAAACCCACCTCCTCAGCAATCAATGCCAACCTTGCTGCTCTAGCAATCAACTTCCCATAAAAATAAGACGAATTGTTCGTCATCGATGCAGGATTCAAAGCCTCAACATCCCCAACAAGCGCAGAAATAATCTCAGCATATGATTCTTCTTTGACACCTCTTATTGAATGCCAATTCACAGACACAGGGGCAGGTTTCAATGCCCAAGAATCTCCAACAACACCAACAAGATCACCATCAACACTCTTATACTTAAATTCCTCCAAAACAGTAACATTAGAATCATCACCAGATAGTATCTGAAGATGAAGGGGGTGAGCTAACATGAGCAAATCCCCCCAACCTTTCTTCTCCCATTTGTATTCCAAGAAAAATGGCTTGGTGAATACTGCATCACCGGAAACAGGGTAACAAGGACTGAACTGATCGAGGATCGCCTCGTATTTCGGCTCCGAATCTGGCAATACCGCAATCCGAATTATGCCCGAAAACCCAGTAGATGTCATCACAGAGAGGCTGTGTGTGAAACTGATGGGGGAGGAGGTGTATATAAGCCATGTCTGGTTGTTGTTGAGCTTGATGGTATACTTGGTTTTAGCATTgtttgaagaaaaagagagaatagcATGGATGGTTGATATGGAAATAGCAGTGCCACCAGAGACAGAACATGTCAGAAATGGGCTTCCCCTGACAAGGAAAAACCTTAAATTGGAAGAAGGAAAGTCCAAAGTGACACTGAGATCACTGAAGGAAGAGATAAAGTGGGTATTTTGAGAACCTGGGTTGGTGTTTTCTGAGGCAGAGATGGTGAGGTCAGCGTTGAAAACTTGGTAGATGAAAGCTGAGTTGAAGACACGCGATGGGTaggagagggaaagagaggaGAGTGAGGATTTGATAAGGTAGGGATGGATGTACTCAGGTTGATCACCATTTTtgagagtgaagttttggaagAAAGAATTTGTGGGGAGAGGAGTGGAGAGGAGAGTtggggagaagaagagagaagggtCAGGGAGGACTGTGGATTGGGTTTTGGGGAAGAGGAATGGTTTGGTTAATGGCTTGAGAGATTCTGGTTGAGGTGGTGGTGCCATGGTATAGGTGCTTGGTTCAGGTTGTGAAGGAGATGGGGATCTTGGAGGTGTTGTTGTTGGGGGTTtatagggtttgtttggtttctTAAAACTCTTAGTGACTAAGGTTTTTACTCTTCTCCTCAGTTTTTTCAACATTGTCGGTATgtatatgaattgaataattattGGATAGAgttggaaaaatagaaaataattaggAGGTGGATTAGTTGGATGGTTCTGATTTGGTGGGTGGAAACTAGGAGGAAATGGAGTTAATGTTTGACCATATTTTGTGAAGGAGTTTTTTAGGCTTTTACACAAATTCAGGAGCAGGAGAAGGAGGGTGTTGAGACTGTTAAGGTGGGGGCTTGACTTGCTTGATGTTTTTGTGGAAGGAAGTGGGGAATGGTGGTAATGAGAGGGTGAAGGTTGGATTGGAAGTGAAGTTGAgagaaatctgaaatttttatGGAGGTATGTGAGAATTGTAAGGTATGTAaaggtttatttttttgaatctgAATGTGTGAAGGAAGGTATCTTAAGTGGGGTGCTTGAGGGGCAAGAGAATGCACATTCCTATTCTTGCTTTGTTGGTGTGGATTAATTCATACAATTTGTTAAAATAAGACAAATATAATATGGTTTCAACTCTAATTTTGatcctcaaaaaagaaaaaatctccaAATTTGATTTGCTTTGAGGCTATTGGTTCCATGGTTAGAGTTGTCCGTTTCTCTTTGGTTGTCATTTGTCATTCATTTTTTTCCACATTTCgtgatttattttttgagtatCATGTAGAAGTTCTTTCTTAAGCAAGGGTAAAGATTGGGCCCAttagttttatatattaaattcatCAATATTATAACATGTGACCAAAAGTGAACACTTGTCATAATTTTGACATCTCCAGTGCACAGGAACATTGGACCCAAGCGGATTAAACAAGGGTAGAGATTGGGTCTATTGGTTTTGTACACTAAATTCATTAAGATTATGATATGTGACCAAAAGTAAACACATTTCATAATTTTGATGGATCCAATGCATAGGAACATGGGACTCAAGCCAAATCTGTGTCAAAACATATGCATATATGTTCTTTTGCATATATGATATGCTTTCATTTGGTCCATCTTTGCCCTTGTGTTCCTCCTTTCCAACTCCGTATCAGCAAACAAAAAAGTCTCATTCCCACAATGACATTGATGCGATAAACTGATTTTTCAGCTTTAGTCCTCTCTGTATGATCATAATAACGACACCTAAGACAGTTTCATTCATTCTCATAACATTTCTATTTGTCCATGTGAGGCATGAAAGCATCTTAGGGTGactctcaactctcaagaaATTTCTCTCTATAATAACATTATGTGCGAGATAAGGGGATTGTACACACTTGAGGGAATAGTCAAGTGTTTGAATTGTTCTGAATTACTGCTATCCAAGACTTGCAATTCTCCTTACATCTTATGCACAAGGCATCTTAAACATTTAAATGGGCGGAGTCCAAGTATTTGCAATTACTGGACTGCAAAAGACAATCTTTTTGAGTTGCAATTGTTAATATTGATCTTTGTTACTTTCACTGCCTTTTATGAGATTGATAAATTATTTAGTCTAATTATGAAtgaaatcagaatttttttccccaaaacatgaatgaaaaatattgatcattcaaaaacaaaaaaattactaaaattttaaaccaattaaataaataaaaataaaataaaataagtatatatttagtattatcaaaatatataccATAGAAAAGACCCAAAATAAATGTATCTTAATAAGTTGCAATTAATCATCTATAATCTATTAAAATGAAACTCAAAGTTCCTTAAATTCTTAAAatcatttatgaattttttggtactaaattttcacaataatttcttttttaacatgCAAAATCAAAGATTCAATTAGAAAATCATCTTTAATTTTGTTACAAATCTAATTTGGATAATATTCAATGTTTAACATGCTCATTCCATAATTGTCGTATAAACTGGAATAGTAATACAAATTAAGAAGTATAACCACTTTATAAATAAGTTAGCAGGCTATAGACGTTCTAGTTCTTATCAGCAATTTGaatgattaaaaataatttaacaatCTTTTGAAGTTCAAATCTTGAAGTCAACTACATTATACTCAACATTAACTTTTTATGATTTGTGAAGTTTTACAAATAAAACTTGtctactaacaaaaaaaaaaaaaaaagataaaaaaaaccATCATTAATTCTTTGAAACTCATGGGTCTCTCAAGAATCAAAAAAGGGAGCAAAATGTATACGTGGTGGTTTCCTCGTGAGAAGTAACAttcatataaaaagaatttaattatTGAAGCTTCATTTGGGGAGAAagagaagagggggggggggggggggggtgaatgTTCATAAGAGTAGTGTTTGTTGAGATTTAGGTTAAGTAAATTCTCTTTCCATGactatatatgtataaaagGACTAACaaatcttttgttttatttttgatttgagGACTAATAAATCATATGCATGGGCAACCATAGAAGGATATAGCACTAAGCCTCTATTGAAATGTTTATTATGTGATAAGGAGCAATTATTATGGACGGAACATCATAGGTTCAAATCTTAccttcttttattcttttaaaaaaaaaatctaactttatttgtaaaaaaaaaaaaaaaaacaattctctATCTgcattatttcttttaaataaaaactaaaattgctAATACTCATGACAAAATTTACTACAACTTCAATGAAAAAGGCTTAACTTGAATAGTTGTTCAATACTGTAAGAGAGTGATACTTGAATAATTACTTAGCCAAATCTTCGATTACGTGATTAATGAAATTCTAGGTTCAAGTATCCTGGTTAATACTTTGGGACtattcttaaatattttgtttggtAATTACTTAGAATCATTATTGGGTATGTGAATGTGGATAGTGTACAAGTCTTCTAGACAACATCTTTGGGGCTATccctaagattttttttttttttttttttttttaaatgtatggaATAGGGTGGTAGACACACCCAAGAGATTAAATTAATAAGGTACTCTAAAAGTAATTCCTTATGTATTGTGATGGTGAACCAAAAGTTGAACTATCTCTAGTTCATCCATAGTGTCGCCCAAATCTAGGAAGGCTGTCCCAATATAAGGTCGTCCAGCATGGAAGCCCCTGGATGACCTCCCAACACTTAGAAATTTCCAGAATAAATTTATGTTCAAGAACTTATAATTCGGACCACATTCTAATATTCCGAAGTATAAGTAAAATCCTTGTTCATTGCTATAACTTTCCATTAAGTTCTTAACTTCTATCACAGTTGTGGAAGATAAGTCTGACTCTTCTGACTTCCATAGCAGTTATGAAAGTTAAGTCTAAACCTTCTAACTTCCATCCACGTTGAGGAAGTTACTAAATAAGTAACCACTCCAAAGCTCATTATATAAGAACTCATCCACATCAAATGAAGGTATGTTTCAACCACTCCTAAAGTTGGAATTCTTAAGTTCTAGAAAgaaaaactaacttaagcatcggagggttcttAGCCGCTTCACCCCCGGTCACCTTTgatcttgtgtttctttctttttaggccTTCCAAGCAACTTCTATCCTATTGAAGTCCGGAGCATTCAATCTACTAATTTTCTGTGCATCATCATATTGTACTTTAAGTTACTCGATTAAATATAATGACGTGATTGTAATGGTCAATGAACCACATAGTCGAATTTAATTGTCCTTGAGAAAAGATAACACATTTCATAGTGCATTAGTTAATTTAGTCATATagccaattaaatttaattgaagagGTTAAGGTACTACCTAtgttttgcttaaaaaaaaaaaggttttattatCATTTCTCAGAGGCTTGTTAAACTATTGGTCTCACTCTCGTAATGAAACCCAAAATCTAACCCTGGACTAGGGTCTTAGTTAGTActcttaaaattcaaaactaaaaagaaGCCCACTGGGCTTTGATTCTAAAAGGCTTAAAACTCGTCCAAACCGGACTCATTCCGGTTCACCTCCAAACCACATCACCGCCATTCTCAGTTtcacagagagaaagagagagagagagagagagagagagagagagagagaaatggctGGTTTGCTAGCATGGGCAGCGGACGTAGTGGGAGCGAGTGGACCCCAAAACAACGAAGAAGACGATCCCAATTCGGTCCCAATAGTATTCACCACAGAGCAGCAAAGCTACGCTCAAGAACTCGACCGAAAAGCAGCCTCTCTGAGCCGTTCGATTCAGGATCTACGGCTCAGATTGCCTCCCCCTGACATCTCTCAGCGCCTCCCTCATCTCCACGCTCACTCCCTCGCTTCCAATGCCGCTCTTGCCCTCCAACTCAATTCCCACTCTGCCACACGTGAACAGGTTTGCTTCATTAATTTCTTCGCTTTTTCGTAtctgggtgttttttttttttttgttttgtgtataGCTCTGATTTGGTGCTTGTTTTAGTCGAATTCTGGGATTTTATCATC
This DNA window, taken from Quercus robur chromosome 2, dhQueRobu3.1, whole genome shotgun sequence, encodes the following:
- the LOC126713961 gene encoding probable endo-1,3(4)-beta-glucanase ARB_01444 — translated: MLKKLRRRVKTLVTKSFKKPNKPYKPPTTTPPRSPSPSQPEPSTYTMAPPPQPESLKPLTKPFLFPKTQSTVLPDPSLFFSPTLLSTPLPTNSFFQNFTLKNGDQPEYIHPYLIKSSLSSLSLSYPSRVFNSAFIYQVFNADLTISASENTNPGSQNTHFISSFSDLSVTLDFPSSNLRFFLVRGSPFLTCSVSGGTAISISTIHAILSFSSNNAKTKYTIKLNNNQTWLIYTSSPISFTHSLSVMTSTGFSGIIRIAVLPDSEPKYEAILDQFSPCYPVSGDAVFTKPFFLEYKWEKKGWGDLLMLAHPLHLQILSGDDSNVTVLEEFKYKSVDGDLVGVVGDSWALKPAPVSVNWHSIRGVKEESYAEIISALVGDVEALNPASMTNNSSYFYGKLIARAARLALIAEEVGFVDVIPKIRKFLKDTIEPWLDGTFSGNGFLYDAKWGGIVTKQGALDSGADFGFGVYNDHHYHLGYFLYAIAVLAKIDTVWGRKYKPQAYTLMADFMNLGRRSNSSYTRLRCFDLYKLHSWAGGLTEFADGRNQESTSEAVNAYYSAALMGLAYGDTHLVATGSMLTALEIHSAQTWWHVREGDNMYGEDFTRENRVVGVLWANKRDSGLWFAPPEWRECRLGIQVLPILPITEILFSDVGFVRELVKWTLPALGREGVGEGWKGFVYTLEGIYDKEGALGKIKNLNGFDDGNSLSNLLWWIHSRADVQEEGCGEGGKYCWFGHYCH